The following proteins are encoded in a genomic region of Brachypodium distachyon strain Bd21 chromosome 1, Brachypodium_distachyon_v3.0, whole genome shotgun sequence:
- the LOC100834578 gene encoding switch 2 isoform X1, protein MSLHRPKETLNPCSSSAHVQHRPRSPPLPPRRPPKTSLSQQLLRLEASFPAGAPASSPPKPLSQKTAEDAAEVPTSSSEEDVPPRPQRRPPPQPASSLESRGPYEPLVLSQPGEHPVVQVPPSINCRLLAHQRVGVRFLYNLYRNNHGGVLGDDMGLGKTIQTIAFLSSVIGKDNDNGEKSTDKGKKTGPVLIICPTSVIRNWENEFAEWASFSVAVYHGPNRDLVLEKIESQGLEVLITSFDTFRTRDKLLCAISWELVVVDEAHRLKNEKSKLYTSCLGIITQRRFGLTGTIMQNKIMELFNVFDWVVPGCLGDREHFRAYYDEPLKHGQRLSAPDRFVQVADERKKHLVSVLRKFLLRRTKEETIGHLMLGKEDNIVFCRMSDVQKRVYRRMLQQPEIQILVNKDLPCSCGSPFAQVECCKRIEPNGIIWSYLHRENLEGCALCPFCLVLPCLVKLQQISNHLELIKPNPKDEVEKQKKDAELAAAVFDTDIELVGGSAKSENFMGLSDSEHCGKMRALERLLSLWALQGDKILLFSYSVRMLDILEKFLIRKGYCFSRFDGTTPMNARQSLVDEFNKSPSKQIFLISTRAGNLGVNLVSANRVVIFDPSWNPAQDLQAQDRSFRYGQKRHVTVFRLLGAGSLEELIYSRQIYKQQLSNIAVSGKIEKRYFQGVQDDKKFQGELFGICNLFRDLSDKLFTSEIIEMHAEHDKGQTSESTGIREIVDTDLFGTHEKMKPSVAAIDDENQTLARCGIVYAHRNEDVVNTRTDQNSERIGAATDECVQQSKDQIKHRAKSCSVEEHKRKEFSRVATCMGMNDLEFSTWLLSVSPLQRQQVLDNYRKQKSHK, encoded by the exons ATGTCCCTCCACCGCCCCAAGGAAACACTCAATCCCTGCTCTTCCTCCGCGCACGTCCAACATCGACCTCGGtcgcctcctctccctccacgGAGGCCCCCGAAGACCTCCCTCTCGCAACAGCTACTCCGCCTCGAGGCctccttccccgccggcgccccggCATCGTCCCCACCCAAACCGCTGAGCCAGAAGACAGCGGAGGATGCGGCGGAAGTACCGACGTCCTCGTCGGAGGAAGACGTGCCTCCCCGCCCCCAGCGCCGTCCGCCCCCGCAACCAGCGTCCAGCCTTGAGTCCCGCGGGCCCTACGAGCCACTTGTGCTCTCGCAGCCCGGAGAACACCCCGTCGTCCAG GTGCCCCCATCAATAAATTGCAGGCTGCTCGCGCATCAGAGGGTTGGTGTGAGGTTCTTATACAATCTGTATAGAAACAACCATGGAGGTGTGCTTGGAGATGACAT GGGTTTGGGAAAGACCATTCAAACAATAGCTTTTTTGTCCTCTGTTATCGGAAAAGACAATGACAATGGTGAGAAATCAACAGACAAAGGAAAGAAGACCGGTCCTGTACTCATCATCTGTCCTACATCAGTAATTCGGAATTGGGAAAATGAATTTGCTGAGTGGGCAAGTTTTTCTGTAGCTGTTTATCATGGCCCAAATCGTGACTTAGTTCTTGAAAAAATTGAATCTCAAGGACTTGAGGTACTCATTACCAGTTTTGATACTTTTAGGACTCGTGACAAGCTTTTGTGTGCCATCTCATGGGAACTTGTGGTGGTTGATGAGGCACACCGTCTCAAGAATGAAAAATCAAAGTTATATACATCATGCTTGGGAATTATCACTCAAAGGCGTTTTGGTCTCACAGGAACCATAATGCAGAATAAGATAATGGAATTATTTAATGTGTTTGACTGGGTTGTACCTGGTTGCTTGGGGGATCGAGAACACTTTCGAGCATATTATGACGAGCCCTTAAAACATGGTCAGAGGTTAAGTGCTCCTGATAGATTTGTTCAAGTTGCCGATGAGCGCAAGAAGCACCTTGTCTCTGTTCTACGGAAATTCTTGTTGAGAAGAACAAAGGAGGAAACTATTGGACATCTTATGCTTGGTAAGGAGGATAATATAGTTTTCTGCAGAATGAGTGATGTTCAAAAGCGTGTTTATAGAAGAATGCTGCAACAGCCTGAAATACAGATCCTTGTAAATAAGGATCTCCCCTGTAGCTGTGGAAGTCCTTTTGCTCAGGTTGAGTGTTGCAAGAGAATCGAGCCAAATGGCATTATCTGGTCTTATCTCCACAGAGAGAATCTGGAGGGCTGTGCTTTATGCCCCTTCTGCCTTGTTCTTCCTTGCCTTGTGAAGCTTCAGCAG ATTAGTAACCATCTGGAACTGATAAAGCCCAATCCAAAGGATGAGGTTGAGAAGCAGAAAAAAGACGCTGAGCTTGCAGCTGCTGTGTTTGATACAGATATTGAATTAGTTGGCGGTAGTGCTAAAAGTGAAAACTTCATGGGTCTCAGTGACTCTGAACATTGTGGAAAGATGCGTGCACTGGAAAGACTTCTGTCTTTGTGGGCATTGCAGGGTGACAAGATTCTTCTTTTCAGCTATTCTGTCAg GATGCTTGACATACTAGAGAAGTTTCTTATAAGGAAGGGTTATTGCTTTTCTCGCTTTGACGGGACAACACCCATGAATGCACGCCAATCACTAGTTGACGAGTTTAACAAAAGCCCTAGCAAACAG ATTTTCCTTATATCTACTCGGGCAGGTAATTTAGGTGTGAACCTTGTCAGTGCTAACCGTGTAGTGATATTTGATCCTAGTTGGAATCCTGCACAAGACTTGCAAGCACAGGACAGATCCTTTAGATATGGACAGAAACGACATGTCACAGTGTTTCGGCTACTTGGAGCTGGTTCCCTTGAAGAACTCATTTATTCTCGACAAATATATAAACAACAGCTTTCCAACATTGCAGTCTCAGGGAAGATAGAAAAGCGTTATTTTCAAGGTGTGCAG GATGACAAGAAATTTCAGGGCGAGCTCTTTGGGATCTGCAATCTGTTCCGTGACTTGTCTGATAAGCTTTTCACTAGTGAGATTATTGAGATGCATGCAGAACATGATAAGGGTCAAACGTCCGAGTCAACAGGGATAAGAGAAATAGTTGACACTGATTTATTTGGTACACATGAGAAAATGAAACCTTCTGTGGCAGCAATAGATGATGAAAATCAGACATTGGCTCGTTGTG GAATAGTATATGCTCACCGTAATGAGGATGTTGTGAACACGAGGACAGACCAAAACAGCGAAAGAATTGGTGCTGCAACAGATGAATGTGTCCAGCAAAGTAAGGACCAGATAAAGCATAGGGCTAAATCTTGCTCAGTGGAGGAGCACAAACGGAAGGAGTTCAGTCGTGTTGCAACTTGTATGGGTATGAATGACCTTGAGTTCAGCACGTGGTTGCTATCCGTCTCGCCTCTGCAGCGACAGCAAGTACTGGACAATTATAGGAAGCAAAAGAGTCATAAATGA
- the LOC100834283 gene encoding isoflavone 2'-hydroxylase: MQRDGATPQRSSPSCDLIKTHQYISSSSSSSSSFVSQLSMDKAYIAVLSLAFLFLVHYLLGKINGNKQKTSKLQLPPSPPAIPFLGHLHLVETPFHLALRRLAARHGPVFYLRLGSRRAVVVSSAACARECFTEHDVTFANRPQFPSQQLVSFDGAGLAQSSYGPHWRNLRRVAAVQLLSAHRVACMSGVISAEVRAMARRLFRASASAPARVQLKRRLFELSLSVLMETIARTKGTRPEADADVDMSVEAQEFKKLVDEIVPHLGTANLWDYLPLLRWFDVMGVRNKILKLVRRRDVFLGRLIDAERRRLDEGGDGDDKKSMISVMLTLQKTEPELYTDTMIKSLCANLFGAGTETTSTTTEWAMSLLLNHPEVLKKAQAEMDSCVGTSRLVSFDDVPRLAYLQCVLSETLRLYPAAPLLLPHHSSADTKVGGYDVPADTMLIVNAYAIHREPAGAWGERPEEFRPERFEDGKAEGAFMIPFGMGRRRCPGETLALRTVGMVLATLVQCFDWERVDGLEVDMAEGGGLTMPKVVPLEAVCTPRGTMLRVLREL, from the exons ATGCAGAGGGATGGTGCCACGCCACAAAGATCAAGTCCAAGCTGCGACCTGATTAAGACACATCAGTACATCagtagtagtagcagcagcagcagcagctttgtTTCCCAGTTAAGCATGGATAAGGCCTACATCGCCGTCCTCTCCTtggccttcctcttcctggtCCACTACCTCCTTGGCAAGATCAATGGCAACAAGCAGAAAACTAGCAAGCTGCAGCTGCCGCCGAGCCCCCCTGCGATCCCGTTCCTGGGCCACCTCCACCTGGTGGAGACCCCGTTCCACCTAGCTCTCCGCCGCCTGGCCGCGCGCCACGGGCCGGTCTTCTACCTGCGCCTGGGCTCGCGCCGGGCCGTGGTGGTCTCCTCCGCGGCATGCGCCAGGGAGTGCTTCACGGAGCACGACGTGACATTCGCCAACCGCCCGCAGTTCCCCTCGCAGCAGCTGGTCTccttcgacggcgccggccTGGCCCAGTCCAGCTACGGCCCACACTGGCGCAACCTCCGCCGCGTGGCCGCCGTGCAGCTGCTCTCGGCCCACCGCGTGGCCTGCATGTCCGGCGTCATCTCCGCCGAGGTCCGCGCCATGGCCCGCAGGCTCTTCCGCGCCTCTGCCTCGGCCCCCGCAAGGGTCCAGCTGAAGCGGAGGCTGTTCGAGCTCTCCCTCAGCGTGCTCATGGAGACCATCGCGCGGACCAAGGGGACCCGGCCCGAGGCGGACGCCGACGTGGACATGTCCGTGGAGGCCCAGGAGTTCAAGAAGCTGGTGGACGAGATCGTGCCGCACCTCGGCACCGCCAACCTCTGGGATTACCTGCCTCTGCTGCGCTGGTTCGACGTCATGGGCGTCAGGAACAAGATCCTTAAGCTCGTCAGGAGGAGGGATGTGTTCCTGGGGCGGCTCATCGACGCCGAGCGCCGGAGGCTGGATGAAGGTGGTGACGGTGACGACAAGAAGAGCATGATCTCCGTTATGCTCACTCTGCAGAAGACAGAGCCGGAGCTCTACACCGATACCATGATCAAGTCTCTATGTGCG AACTTATTCGGGGCCGGAACGGAGACCACTTCAACGACGACGGAATGGGCGATGTCGCTGCTGCTGAACCACCCCGAGGTCCTCAAAAAGGCGCAGGCCGAGATGGACTCGTGCGTCGGGACGTCCCGCCTGGTGTCCTTCGACGACGTGCCCCGCCTCGCCTACCTCCAGTGCGTCCTCAGCGAGACGCTCCGGCTCtacccggcggcgccgctgctgctcccgcACCACTCGTCCGCGGACACGAAAGTGGGCGGCTACGACGTCCCCGCGGACACGATGCTCATCGTGAACGCGTACGCCATCCACAGGGAGCCGGCGGGGGCGTGGGGCGAGCGTCCGGAGGAGTTCAGGCCCGAGAGGTTCGAGGACGGCAAAGCCGAGGGGGCTTTTATGATTCCATTCGGGATGGGCAGGCGCAGGTGTCCCGGGGAGACGCTGGCGCTGCGGACGGTCGGGATGGTTCTCGCGACGCTGGTTCAGTGCTTTGATTGGGAACGGGTGGACGGTTTGGAGGTGGACATGGCGGAGGGAGGCGGGCTTACCATGCCAAAGGTCGTGCCGTTGGAGGCCGTGTGCACGCCGCGTGGAACCATGCTTCGTGTGCTTCGAGAGCTCTGA
- the LOC100834578 gene encoding switch 2 isoform X2 — translation MSLHRPKETLNPCSSSAHVQHRPRSPPLPPRRPPKTSLSQQLLRLEASFPAGAPASSPPKPLSQKTAEDAAEVPTSSSEEDVPPRPQRRPPPQPASSLESRGPYEPLVLSQPGEHPVVQVPPSINCRLLAHQRVGVRFLYNLYRNNHGGVLGDDMGLGKTIQTIAFLSSVIGKDNDNGEKSTDKGKKTGPVLIICPTSVIRNWENEFAEWASFSVAVYHGPNRDLVLEKIESQGLEVLITSFDTFRTRDKLLCAISWELVVVDEAHRLKNEKSKLYTSCLGIITQRRFGLTGTIMQNKIMELFNVFDWVVPGCLGDREHFRAYYDEPLKHGQRLSAPDRFVQVADERKKHLVSVLRKFLLRRTKEETIGHLMLGKEDNIVFCRMSDVQKRVYRRMLQQPEIQILVNKDLPCSCGSPFAQVECCKRIEPNGIIWSYLHRENLEGCALCPFCLVLPCLVKLQQISNHLELIKPNPKDEVEKQKKDAELAAAVFDTDIELVGGSAKSENFMGLSDSEHCGKMRALERLLSLWALQGDKILLFSYSVSWNPAQDLQAQDRSFRYGQKRHVTVFRLLGAGSLEELIYSRQIYKQQLSNIAVSGKIEKRYFQGVQDDKKFQGELFGICNLFRDLSDKLFTSEIIEMHAEHDKGQTSESTGIREIVDTDLFGTHEKMKPSVAAIDDENQTLARCGIVYAHRNEDVVNTRTDQNSERIGAATDECVQQSKDQIKHRAKSCSVEEHKRKEFSRVATCMGMNDLEFSTWLLSVSPLQRQQVLDNYRKQKSHK, via the exons ATGTCCCTCCACCGCCCCAAGGAAACACTCAATCCCTGCTCTTCCTCCGCGCACGTCCAACATCGACCTCGGtcgcctcctctccctccacgGAGGCCCCCGAAGACCTCCCTCTCGCAACAGCTACTCCGCCTCGAGGCctccttccccgccggcgccccggCATCGTCCCCACCCAAACCGCTGAGCCAGAAGACAGCGGAGGATGCGGCGGAAGTACCGACGTCCTCGTCGGAGGAAGACGTGCCTCCCCGCCCCCAGCGCCGTCCGCCCCCGCAACCAGCGTCCAGCCTTGAGTCCCGCGGGCCCTACGAGCCACTTGTGCTCTCGCAGCCCGGAGAACACCCCGTCGTCCAG GTGCCCCCATCAATAAATTGCAGGCTGCTCGCGCATCAGAGGGTTGGTGTGAGGTTCTTATACAATCTGTATAGAAACAACCATGGAGGTGTGCTTGGAGATGACAT GGGTTTGGGAAAGACCATTCAAACAATAGCTTTTTTGTCCTCTGTTATCGGAAAAGACAATGACAATGGTGAGAAATCAACAGACAAAGGAAAGAAGACCGGTCCTGTACTCATCATCTGTCCTACATCAGTAATTCGGAATTGGGAAAATGAATTTGCTGAGTGGGCAAGTTTTTCTGTAGCTGTTTATCATGGCCCAAATCGTGACTTAGTTCTTGAAAAAATTGAATCTCAAGGACTTGAGGTACTCATTACCAGTTTTGATACTTTTAGGACTCGTGACAAGCTTTTGTGTGCCATCTCATGGGAACTTGTGGTGGTTGATGAGGCACACCGTCTCAAGAATGAAAAATCAAAGTTATATACATCATGCTTGGGAATTATCACTCAAAGGCGTTTTGGTCTCACAGGAACCATAATGCAGAATAAGATAATGGAATTATTTAATGTGTTTGACTGGGTTGTACCTGGTTGCTTGGGGGATCGAGAACACTTTCGAGCATATTATGACGAGCCCTTAAAACATGGTCAGAGGTTAAGTGCTCCTGATAGATTTGTTCAAGTTGCCGATGAGCGCAAGAAGCACCTTGTCTCTGTTCTACGGAAATTCTTGTTGAGAAGAACAAAGGAGGAAACTATTGGACATCTTATGCTTGGTAAGGAGGATAATATAGTTTTCTGCAGAATGAGTGATGTTCAAAAGCGTGTTTATAGAAGAATGCTGCAACAGCCTGAAATACAGATCCTTGTAAATAAGGATCTCCCCTGTAGCTGTGGAAGTCCTTTTGCTCAGGTTGAGTGTTGCAAGAGAATCGAGCCAAATGGCATTATCTGGTCTTATCTCCACAGAGAGAATCTGGAGGGCTGTGCTTTATGCCCCTTCTGCCTTGTTCTTCCTTGCCTTGTGAAGCTTCAGCAG ATTAGTAACCATCTGGAACTGATAAAGCCCAATCCAAAGGATGAGGTTGAGAAGCAGAAAAAAGACGCTGAGCTTGCAGCTGCTGTGTTTGATACAGATATTGAATTAGTTGGCGGTAGTGCTAAAAGTGAAAACTTCATGGGTCTCAGTGACTCTGAACATTGTGGAAAGATGCGTGCACTGGAAAGACTTCTGTCTTTGTGGGCATTGCAGGGTGACAAGATTCTTCTTTTCAGCTATTCTGTCAg TTGGAATCCTGCACAAGACTTGCAAGCACAGGACAGATCCTTTAGATATGGACAGAAACGACATGTCACAGTGTTTCGGCTACTTGGAGCTGGTTCCCTTGAAGAACTCATTTATTCTCGACAAATATATAAACAACAGCTTTCCAACATTGCAGTCTCAGGGAAGATAGAAAAGCGTTATTTTCAAGGTGTGCAG GATGACAAGAAATTTCAGGGCGAGCTCTTTGGGATCTGCAATCTGTTCCGTGACTTGTCTGATAAGCTTTTCACTAGTGAGATTATTGAGATGCATGCAGAACATGATAAGGGTCAAACGTCCGAGTCAACAGGGATAAGAGAAATAGTTGACACTGATTTATTTGGTACACATGAGAAAATGAAACCTTCTGTGGCAGCAATAGATGATGAAAATCAGACATTGGCTCGTTGTG GAATAGTATATGCTCACCGTAATGAGGATGTTGTGAACACGAGGACAGACCAAAACAGCGAAAGAATTGGTGCTGCAACAGATGAATGTGTCCAGCAAAGTAAGGACCAGATAAAGCATAGGGCTAAATCTTGCTCAGTGGAGGAGCACAAACGGAAGGAGTTCAGTCGTGTTGCAACTTGTATGGGTATGAATGACCTTGAGTTCAGCACGTGGTTGCTATCCGTCTCGCCTCTGCAGCGACAGCAAGTACTGGACAATTATAGGAAGCAAAAGAGTCATAAATGA